One genomic window of Boudabousia tangfeifanii includes the following:
- the rpsK gene encoding 30S ribosomal protein S11 yields the protein MPPKTRATAARKGRRKERKNIPAGQAHIKSTFNNTIVSITDPTGAVIASCSSGQVGFKGSRKSTPFAAQLAAEAAAKRAQEHGMKKVDVFVKGPGSGRETAIRSLQATGLEVGSIQDVTPQAHNGCRPPKRRRV from the coding sequence ATGCCCCCCAAGACACGCGCTACCGCGGCCCGTAAAGGCCGTCGGAAAGAACGCAAGAATATTCCCGCTGGACAGGCACACATCAAGTCCACGTTCAACAACACCATCGTTTCCATCACCGATCCTACCGGTGCCGTAATTGCTTCCTGCAGCTCCGGCCAGGTTGGCTTCAAAGGCTCGCGTAAGTCGACTCCTTTCGCCGCACAGCTCGCTGCTGAAGCAGCTGCTAAGCGTGCACAGGAACACGGCATGAAGAAGGTTGACGTTTTCGTTAAGGGTCCTGGCTCCGGCCGCGAAACCGCGATTCGTTCCCTACAGGCCACCGGCTTGGAAGTTGGTTCCATCCAGGATGTGACCCCCCAGGCTCACAACGGCTGCCGCCCACCAAAGCGTCGCCGCGTCTGA
- the rpsM gene encoding 30S ribosomal protein S13 — protein sequence MARIAGVDLPREKRLEIALTYVYGVGRTRAKETLEATGVSPDTRVRDLTEEELVKLRDFIEGNYKVEGDLRREVQADIRRKIEIASYQGLRHRRGLPVRGQRTKTNARTRKGPKRTVAGKKK from the coding sequence ATGGCACGTATTGCCGGTGTAGACCTCCCGCGCGAAAAGCGCCTGGAGATTGCACTTACTTATGTATATGGCGTGGGTCGTACTCGCGCAAAGGAAACTCTTGAAGCCACTGGCGTGTCCCCTGACACCCGCGTGCGTGACTTGACTGAAGAAGAACTAGTCAAGCTCCGTGACTTCATCGAAGGCAATTACAAGGTTGAAGGTGACCTACGCCGTGAGGTGCAGGCCGACATTCGCCGCAAGATTGAAATTGCATCGTACCAGGGCCTACGCCACCGTCGTGGTTTGCCGGTCCGTGGTCAGCGTACCAAGACCAACGCTCGTACCCGCAAGGGCCCGAAGCGCACCGTTGCAGGTAAGAAGAAGTAA
- the rplQ gene encoding 50S ribosomal protein L17, whose product MPKPAKGPRLGGSAAHERLILANLCRNVIEHREITTTLARAKRVQPLLERLITKAKRGDQHARRLAMRTLGTNTAKREGRFDYTYELFDVIAKEIDPAREGGYTRIVKLPNRKGDQAPMARLSLVLEPVAKKAAVKTAEGTAKKAAEKKEAPKKAEKPAEEAPAAEEKAEAKEEA is encoded by the coding sequence ATGCCTAAGCCCGCTAAGGGTCCCCGTCTGGGGGGCAGCGCTGCGCACGAGCGTTTGATTCTAGCTAACTTGTGCCGCAACGTAATCGAACACCGTGAAATCACCACCACTTTGGCTCGCGCCAAGCGCGTCCAGCCATTGCTCGAACGCTTGATCACCAAGGCCAAGCGTGGCGACCAGCACGCACGTCGTTTGGCTATGCGTACTCTTGGCACCAACACTGCCAAGCGTGAAGGTCGTTTCGACTACACCTACGAATTGTTTGACGTTATCGCCAAGGAAATCGATCCTGCACGCGAAGGCGGCTACACCCGCATCGTCAAGCTACCAAACCGTAAGGGTGACCAGGCTCCAATGGCTCGCCTCTCCTTGGTTCTTGAACCGGTTGCTAAGAAGGCTGCCGTAAAGACCGCTGAAGGCACCGCCAAGAAGGCTGCTGAAAAGAAGGAAGCTCCAAAGAAGGCTGAAAAGCCAGCTGAAGAAGCTCCTGCAGCTGAAGAAAAGGCTGAAGCTAAAGAAGAAGCCTGA
- the rplM gene encoding 50S ribosomal protein L13, whose amino-acid sequence MRTYSPKPGDANPKWYVVDATDVVLGRLASHVAVLLRGKHKPTFAPHSDQGDFVIVINAGKVALTGNKADTKFAYRHSGRPGGLTAVSYRDLLATRPERAIELAVRRMLPKNKLGRAQMRKLKVYAGAEHPHAAQKPETFEITQVAQ is encoded by the coding sequence GTGCGCACTTATTCACCGAAGCCTGGGGACGCCAACCCAAAGTGGTATGTCGTTGACGCGACAGATGTCGTCCTAGGTCGTTTAGCGTCCCACGTCGCCGTTCTGCTCCGTGGGAAGCACAAGCCAACTTTTGCCCCCCACTCGGATCAGGGCGATTTTGTGATTGTTATTAACGCCGGCAAGGTTGCTTTGACCGGTAACAAGGCTGACACCAAGTTTGCATACCGTCACTCAGGTCGCCCAGGCGGCTTGACTGCGGTTTCCTACCGTGACTTGTTGGCTACTCGCCCGGAGCGGGCTATTGAACTAGCTGTTCGACGGATGCTTCCAAAGAACAAGCTAGGGCGCGCCCAGATGCGTAAGTTGAAGGTATACGCAGGTGCGGAACACCCGCACGCTGCTCAGAAGCCTGAAACATTCGAGATTACCCAGGTCGCCCAGTAA
- the rpmJ gene encoding 50S ribosomal protein L36 — protein MKVKPSVKKICDKCKVIRRHGNVMVICDNPRHKQRQG, from the coding sequence ATGAAGGTCAAGCCGAGTGTCAAGAAAATCTGTGACAAGTGCAAGGTGATTCGTCGCCACGGTAACGTCATGGTTATTTGCGACAACCCAAGGCACAAGCAGCGTCAGGGCTGA
- a CDS encoding ROK family protein gives MNLRTLAIDCGGGGIKGSVLDQAGKMLTEPVRTPTPYPLPPTLLISTIQELAAQLPAADRVTVGMPGMIRHGVVINTPHYINREGPRTRPLPELITQWDHFDMQGALADSLGLPTLVCNDAEVAGAGVIGGQGLEMVITLGTGLGNAVFDNGRLAPHVELSQGPIRWGLTYDDYIGEHERLRLGDTHWSRRIWRVLTALKPMYVWDRLYLGGGNSVHLTPLYLERLGDEIEIVPNSAGIFGGVRIWDAMG, from the coding sequence ATTAACTTGCGTACTTTGGCGATCGACTGTGGTGGCGGCGGGATTAAAGGCTCCGTCCTCGACCAAGCGGGAAAAATGCTAACAGAGCCCGTGCGCACACCAACTCCTTATCCGCTGCCCCCTACCCTACTAATTTCTACGATTCAAGAACTTGCCGCCCAGCTACCTGCTGCCGATCGGGTGACGGTAGGAATGCCGGGGATGATTCGTCACGGCGTCGTGATTAATACGCCGCATTACATCAATCGAGAAGGACCGAGGACGCGTCCCCTTCCCGAGTTGATCACTCAGTGGGATCACTTTGATATGCAGGGGGCTTTGGCCGATAGTTTGGGCCTCCCAACCTTGGTTTGTAATGACGCCGAGGTTGCCGGCGCTGGCGTGATTGGCGGCCAAGGACTCGAAATGGTCATTACTTTGGGAACCGGATTGGGCAATGCGGTATTTGACAATGGCCGTCTAGCGCCGCATGTGGAATTGTCACAAGGCCCGATTAGATGGGGCCTCACCTATGATGACTACATTGGCGAACATGAACGTCTGCGATTGGGTGATACTCATTGGTCACGCCGCATCTGGCGAGTGCTCACGGCTTTGAAACCGATGTATGTTTGGGATCGCCTCTATTTGGGTGGGGGTAACAGTGTACATCTCACCCCGCTTTACCTGGAACGTCTGGGGGATGAAATTGAGATTGTCCCAAATAGTGCTGGAATTTTTGGTGGAGTCAGAATCTGGGACGCGATGGGTTAA
- the infA gene encoding translation initiation factor IF-1: MAKKDGVIEVEGTVVEALPNAMFRVELQNEHIVLAHISGKMRQHYIRILPEDRVVVELSPYDLTRGRIVYRYK; encoded by the coding sequence ATGGCGAAAAAAGACGGTGTCATTGAAGTAGAAGGAACTGTCGTTGAGGCACTTCCTAACGCAATGTTCCGCGTTGAATTGCAGAACGAACATATCGTTCTGGCGCACATTTCTGGCAAAATGCGTCAGCACTACATTCGTATCCTTCCTGAGGATCGGGTAGTGGTGGAGCTAAGCCCTTACGACCTCACCCGAGGCCGTATTGTCTACCGATACAAGTAA
- the map gene encoding type I methionyl aminopeptidase, with translation MRYRDKVKVKSPQQIKYMREAGLVVAAMHDALREAAIPGITTGELDQIARKVIKEYDAHSNFLGYHGFPAVVCISRNEEIVHGIPGSTKLAEGDLVKFDCGAYVVREGKQWHGDAAFAKLIGGDEKASEKARQLDQLTKESLHAAIVSLAKGAKTLAAVGDAVEDTVALRAFDWGWEAGIIEEYVGHGIGNAMHESPDVYNYRVRGKLTTLKPGMVFAIEPMLTAGEADNHTLADGWTVVTDDNSWACQWEHTVAIMPSGVWVLTAHDGGASILEPAGLSPVALG, from the coding sequence CATGCACGATGCGCTACGCGAAGCTGCCATCCCAGGAATCACCACCGGCGAACTCGACCAAATCGCCCGCAAAGTCATCAAAGAGTATGACGCTCACTCGAACTTCCTCGGCTACCACGGTTTCCCAGCAGTAGTGTGCATCTCGCGAAATGAAGAAATCGTTCACGGTATCCCGGGTAGCACTAAGCTGGCCGAGGGCGACCTCGTCAAGTTCGACTGCGGTGCCTATGTTGTGCGGGAAGGTAAACAGTGGCACGGCGATGCTGCTTTCGCCAAACTCATCGGCGGAGACGAGAAAGCCAGCGAAAAAGCTCGGCAACTCGACCAACTGACCAAAGAATCACTACATGCGGCGATTGTCTCCCTCGCTAAAGGGGCGAAGACTCTCGCAGCAGTTGGGGATGCGGTAGAAGACACTGTGGCTCTGCGAGCCTTCGATTGGGGTTGGGAAGCTGGCATCATCGAAGAATATGTCGGCCATGGGATTGGCAACGCCATGCACGAAAGCCCCGACGTCTACAACTACCGAGTGCGTGGCAAACTAACTACCCTCAAACCAGGCATGGTTTTCGCGATCGAACCAATGCTCACTGCGGGCGAGGCTGACAATCACACCCTAGCTGATGGCTGGACTGTGGTCACCGATGACAACTCATGGGCGTGCCAGTGGGAACACACCGTAGCCATTATGCCTAGCGGTGTTTGGGTACTAACCGCCCACGATGGGGGAGCATCCATCCTAGAGCCGGCTGGTCTTAGCCCGGTCGCCCTCGGCTAG
- the rpsI gene encoding 30S ribosomal protein S9 — protein MAETTVEIEELEEVPSSYTSQTEEGPAGRGQSLTAPGAGLGRRKEAVARVRLVPGTGEWKLNGRTLEDYFPNKLHQQLVRAPFTLLDIEGRFDVIARIHGGGISGQAGALRMGIARALNEIDREANRPALKKAGFLTRDARAVERKKAGLKKARRAPQFSKR, from the coding sequence GTGGCTGAGACCACCGTCGAGATTGAAGAGCTGGAAGAAGTTCCTAGCTCGTACACGTCGCAGACCGAGGAAGGCCCTGCCGGCCGCGGTCAGTCGTTGACGGCACCGGGCGCAGGCCTGGGACGTCGTAAGGAAGCTGTTGCTCGGGTCCGTTTGGTTCCCGGCACCGGCGAATGGAAGTTGAATGGCCGCACTTTGGAAGATTACTTCCCGAACAAGTTGCACCAGCAGCTAGTTCGCGCCCCATTCACCCTATTGGACATCGAAGGACGCTTTGACGTTATTGCCCGGATCCACGGTGGTGGCATCTCCGGTCAGGCTGGCGCCCTACGTATGGGTATTGCCCGCGCATTGAACGAAATCGATCGCGAAGCAAACCGTCCTGCTTTGAAGAAGGCTGGCTTCTTGACCCGTGACGCCCGTGCGGTTGAACGTAAGAAGGCTGGTTTGAAGAAGGCACGTCGTGCCCCTCAGTTCTCGAAGCGTTAA
- the truA gene encoding tRNA pseudouridine(38-40) synthase TruA, producing the protein METTRKVRLDLAYDGTDFHGWAAQPGLRTVQGEIEKALALILQRPIALTVAGRTDAGVHASGQVACFDLTEDEWARLKPRHGVDDPGVALTRRLNGLLQRTSQGSGSDVVIYQTQLVPASFDARFSALGRHYSYRLADQLTCQHPTQRHNTTWLTKNAVPLDLAKMNEAATHCLGEHDFLSFCKPREGASTIRTLYQFEFTRLADGVVVADLHADAFCHSQVRSLVGAAVFVGSGKRPVGYLAELIAKPSRDNAAPLAPPEGLTLTKVDYPEGETALAEQAKAARRLRTCEECD; encoded by the coding sequence ATGGAAACTACCCGCAAAGTTCGGCTCGATCTCGCCTACGACGGTACCGACTTTCACGGCTGGGCGGCGCAGCCGGGTTTGCGAACGGTACAAGGCGAAATCGAAAAGGCACTTGCCTTGATTTTGCAACGTCCGATCGCTTTAACTGTAGCTGGACGTACCGATGCGGGAGTGCACGCCTCGGGTCAAGTCGCTTGCTTCGATCTGACCGAGGACGAATGGGCGCGCCTTAAACCACGACATGGAGTTGATGACCCCGGCGTTGCGTTAACCCGCCGGCTAAACGGTTTGCTACAACGAACCTCTCAAGGGAGCGGTAGTGACGTCGTCATTTATCAAACTCAACTGGTGCCAGCGAGTTTTGATGCCCGTTTTTCTGCCCTCGGTCGGCACTATTCGTATCGACTAGCCGATCAACTGACCTGCCAGCATCCCACGCAGCGGCATAACACCACTTGGCTTACGAAGAATGCGGTGCCACTCGATTTGGCAAAAATGAACGAGGCCGCCACCCATTGCCTAGGCGAACATGATTTTTTGAGCTTTTGCAAACCGCGCGAGGGCGCCTCGACCATTCGGACGCTCTACCAGTTCGAGTTCACGCGACTAGCCGATGGGGTAGTGGTAGCCGACTTGCATGCGGATGCTTTTTGTCATTCTCAAGTTCGCTCACTGGTAGGGGCAGCAGTATTTGTGGGGTCTGGAAAACGGCCAGTAGGTTACCTGGCAGAATTGATTGCAAAGCCCTCGCGCGATAACGCAGCACCACTAGCGCCACCCGAAGGACTCACCTTGACCAAAGTCGATTACCCAGAAGGGGAAACAGCCCTTGCTGAGCAGGCAAAAGCAGCCAGAAGGCTAAGAACCTGCGAAGAATGCGACTAA
- a CDS encoding DNA-directed RNA polymerase subunit alpha, which translates to MDITQRPILTEEVVSERRSRFTLEPLEPGFGYTLGNSLRRTLLSSIPGAAVTWIRIDGVQHEFSTIEGVKEDVAQIILNIKQIVLSSDSDEPVVMYLHQTGEGVVTAGDITPPAGVEIHNPELVLATLNEKGRLEIELTVERGRGYIPASQASRDDAEISRIPVDSIYSPILKVTYKVEATRVGQRTDFDRLIVDVETKPAISPRDALASAGSTLVGLFGLCKELNVESEGIELGESQTDNALAADLARPIKELGLQPRSMNALHRDEINTIGELVARSEADLLDIRNFGAKSIEEIKEKLALIGMSLKDSQMPSVGDLDGSSSVQFSDESFA; encoded by the coding sequence GTGGATATTACACAACGACCTATTTTGACCGAAGAAGTGGTGAGCGAACGTCGCTCCCGGTTCACCCTTGAACCACTCGAGCCTGGCTTCGGCTACACGCTTGGTAACTCTTTGCGTCGCACGTTGTTGTCGTCCATTCCTGGTGCAGCAGTTACCTGGATTCGCATTGATGGTGTGCAGCACGAATTTTCCACCATTGAAGGTGTAAAAGAAGACGTTGCGCAGATTATTCTGAACATTAAGCAAATCGTTCTGTCTTCGGACAGCGATGAGCCAGTTGTGATGTACCTACATCAGACTGGTGAAGGCGTTGTCACCGCCGGTGACATCACCCCACCAGCAGGCGTAGAAATTCACAACCCCGAGTTGGTTCTAGCTACCCTCAACGAAAAGGGTCGCCTAGAAATCGAATTGACCGTAGAACGCGGCCGCGGATACATCCCAGCATCCCAGGCTAGCCGTGACGATGCTGAAATCTCTCGCATCCCAGTCGATTCGATCTACTCGCCGATTCTTAAGGTCACCTACAAGGTCGAAGCTACCCGTGTTGGTCAGCGCACCGACTTTGACCGTTTGATCGTCGATGTAGAAACCAAGCCAGCTATCAGCCCACGCGACGCCCTCGCTTCGGCCGGTTCGACCCTCGTTGGTCTCTTCGGCTTGTGCAAGGAACTCAACGTCGAATCCGAAGGGATCGAGTTGGGTGAGTCCCAGACTGATAACGCCTTGGCTGCCGACTTGGCACGTCCAATCAAGGAACTAGGCTTGCAGCCACGTTCCATGAACGCTTTGCACCGCGACGAAATCAACACCATCGGTGAATTGGTTGCTCGTTCTGAAGCAGATTTGCTGGACATTCGTAACTTTGGGGCGAAGTCCATCGAAGAAATTAAGGAAAAACTCGCCCTCATTGGGATGTCCTTGAAAGACTCGCAAATGCCCTCGGTAGGTGACCTTGACGGTTCCTCTTCCGTACAGTTTAGCGACGAATCTTTCGCCTGA